In one Niveibacterium umoris genomic region, the following are encoded:
- a CDS encoding dihydroorotase, which yields MKIQIANGRVVDPAHKLDTQQDVFIADDKIVALGAAPTGFTADRVIDARGLVVAPGLVDLSARLREPGFEYRATLESEMQAAMAGGVTSLACPPDTDPALDEPGLVEMLCHRARKLNCAHVYPVGALTAGLKGERLTEMAELTEAGCVAFGQANTPMKDNLVLLRAMQYASTFGYRVWLQPLDPYMSRGVAHDGEVASRFGLTGIPVEAETVALATQLQLAKTTGVKLHITRLSSAAGLDLIRRARAEGLDVTCDVSAHHLHLCDIDIGFFNPLTHLVPPLRAQSDREALRAALANGEIDAVCSDHTPVDDDEKQMPFAEAAPGATGLELLLPLTLKWGAEMKLPLLTALSRVTADAARIMGITKGGHLGVGARADVCIFDAEAHRTVTRESLRSQGKNTPFLGYELPGVVKHTLVEGRVMFGG from the coding sequence CCAGATTGCCAACGGCCGTGTCGTTGATCCGGCCCACAAGCTCGATACCCAGCAAGACGTGTTCATCGCCGACGACAAGATCGTCGCGCTCGGCGCCGCACCGACCGGCTTCACCGCGGACCGCGTGATCGACGCGCGCGGCCTGGTCGTAGCACCCGGCTTGGTTGACCTCTCCGCACGCCTGCGCGAGCCCGGTTTCGAATACCGCGCGACCCTTGAATCGGAGATGCAGGCTGCGATGGCCGGTGGCGTCACCAGCCTCGCCTGCCCGCCCGATACCGACCCGGCGCTGGACGAGCCGGGCCTCGTCGAAATGCTGTGCCACCGCGCACGCAAGCTCAACTGCGCCCACGTCTATCCGGTCGGCGCGCTGACCGCGGGCCTCAAGGGCGAACGGCTGACCGAGATGGCGGAGCTGACCGAGGCCGGCTGCGTCGCCTTCGGCCAGGCCAACACGCCGATGAAGGACAACCTGGTGCTGCTGCGCGCAATGCAGTACGCCTCCACCTTCGGCTATCGCGTCTGGCTGCAGCCGCTCGATCCCTACATGTCTCGTGGCGTTGCGCATGACGGCGAAGTCGCGTCGCGCTTCGGCCTCACCGGCATCCCGGTCGAAGCCGAAACCGTGGCACTCGCCACGCAACTGCAACTGGCGAAGACAACCGGCGTGAAGCTGCACATCACCCGCCTGTCGTCTGCCGCCGGCCTCGACCTGATCCGGCGTGCGCGCGCCGAGGGGCTGGACGTCACCTGCGACGTCAGCGCGCACCATCTGCATCTGTGCGACATCGACATCGGCTTCTTCAACCCGCTCACGCATCTGGTGCCGCCACTGCGCGCCCAGAGCGACCGCGAAGCACTGCGCGCAGCGCTGGCGAATGGCGAGATCGACGCGGTGTGTTCCGACCACACGCCGGTGGACGACGACGAGAAGCAGATGCCGTTCGCCGAAGCGGCGCCGGGCGCTACCGGCCTCGAACTGCTGCTGCCGCTGACGCTCAAGTGGGGCGCGGAGATGAAGCTGCCGCTGCTGACCGCGCTGTCACGCGTGACCGCCGACGCCGCCCGCATCATGGGCATCACCAAGGGCGGCCATCTCGGCGTTGGCGCCCGCGCGGACGTGTGCATCTTCGATGCCGAAGCGCATCGCACCGTCACCCGCGAAAGCCTGCGTAGCCAGGGCAAGAACACGCCCTTCCTCGGCTACGAACTGCCGGGTGTCGTGAAGCACACGCTGGTCGAAGGCCGCGTAATGTTCGGCGGCTGA